The proteins below come from a single Plantactinospora sp. KBS50 genomic window:
- a CDS encoding L,D-transpeptidase, producing MAVVAPGPASPAPRRRWWWLPVVAVILVALLGGLAAVTLAGPRNDPARWATPPTGGTPAAPTTAAQESIEAAPAPDWLPVVDYGPAPGGFPADPDPHSTTRLGTGLHPSTRVAAYDAPGGRPRAFLAPTLSGVPLTVPIVQTRAGWAAVLLPSVNRTIAWVPPGGWETVALRDLIVVQRRSHRLIWYRDDAQVRSWPVTLGQATTPTPLGRTFILGRSRLAGKVYADTDVFALGAVPDDPGSVPTSLRGAHTGIHTWYTDAALGRDVSDGCIRLTRSGQRQLLAELIPGTEVVVVDR from the coding sequence GTGGCTGTCGTAGCCCCCGGTCCGGCCTCGCCCGCCCCCCGGCGGCGCTGGTGGTGGCTGCCCGTCGTGGCCGTCATCCTGGTGGCCCTGCTCGGTGGGCTCGCCGCGGTGACGCTTGCCGGTCCGCGGAACGATCCGGCACGCTGGGCGACCCCGCCAACCGGCGGCACGCCGGCGGCGCCCACCACCGCGGCACAGGAGTCGATCGAGGCGGCGCCGGCGCCGGACTGGCTGCCGGTCGTCGACTACGGCCCGGCGCCCGGGGGCTTCCCGGCCGACCCCGACCCGCACTCCACGACCCGGCTGGGCACGGGGCTGCACCCGAGCACCCGGGTCGCCGCGTACGACGCACCGGGCGGCCGGCCGCGGGCGTTCCTGGCGCCCACCCTCTCCGGGGTGCCGCTCACCGTGCCCATCGTGCAAACCCGCGCCGGCTGGGCGGCCGTGCTGCTGCCCTCGGTGAACCGGACGATCGCCTGGGTGCCGCCGGGTGGCTGGGAGACCGTGGCGCTGCGTGACCTGATCGTCGTGCAACGACGGTCGCACCGGCTGATCTGGTACCGGGACGACGCGCAGGTCCGGTCCTGGCCGGTGACGCTCGGCCAGGCCACCACCCCCACCCCGCTCGGCCGCACCTTCATCCTGGGCCGGTCCCGGTTGGCCGGAAAGGTGTACGCGGACACCGACGTCTTCGCGCTCGGTGCCGTGCCGGACGACCCGGGCAGCGTGCCGACCAGCCTGCGCGGCGCGCACACGGGCATCCACACCTGGTACACCGACGCGGCCCTGGGCAGGGACGTGAGCGACGGCTGCATCCGGCTGACCCGCAGCGGCCAGCGGCAGTTGCTCGCCGAGCTGATCCCGGGCACCGAGGTCGTGGTCGTGGACCGCTGA
- a CDS encoding ABC transporter ATP-binding protein, translating into MTTTTQLPPAADAAGPAGPADAPVPAIVLDGLTKTFGPVRAVDGLSLRIQPGEVVAFLGPNGAGKTTTIDMLLGLARPTSGTVSVYGQRPTDAVAHGRVAAVMQSGGLLKDLTVAETVKMTAGLFGYARPVAEVLERAGITEIANRRVDRCSGGQQQRLRFAMALLPDPDLMVLDEPTTGMDVEGRRDFWSSIRHDAQGGRTILFATHYLEEADQYADRIVLISRGRIVADGTTAQVKALAAGRVIRATLPGADQVRLAALPGVDSVEVRGDTVLLSTGDSDAVARHLLTATEARDLEITAHNLEDAFIALTTEQAETETGSAR; encoded by the coding sequence ATGACAACCACGACCCAGCTTCCGCCGGCCGCCGACGCGGCCGGTCCGGCCGGTCCGGCCGACGCGCCGGTACCGGCCATCGTCCTCGACGGACTCACCAAGACGTTCGGTCCGGTCCGCGCCGTGGACGGGCTCAGCCTGCGGATCCAGCCGGGCGAGGTGGTGGCGTTCCTGGGTCCCAACGGCGCCGGCAAGACCACCACCATCGACATGCTGCTCGGGCTGGCCCGCCCGACCAGCGGCACCGTCAGCGTGTACGGCCAGCGGCCCACCGACGCGGTCGCGCACGGCCGGGTGGCCGCCGTCATGCAGAGCGGCGGGCTGCTCAAGGACCTCACGGTGGCCGAGACCGTGAAGATGACCGCCGGGCTGTTCGGGTACGCCCGGCCGGTGGCCGAGGTGCTGGAGCGGGCCGGGATCACCGAGATCGCGAACCGCCGGGTGGACAGGTGCTCGGGCGGCCAGCAGCAGCGGCTGCGGTTCGCCATGGCGCTGCTGCCCGATCCGGACCTGATGGTGCTGGACGAGCCGACCACCGGGATGGACGTCGAGGGGCGGCGGGACTTCTGGTCCTCGATCCGGCACGACGCGCAGGGCGGCCGGACCATCCTGTTCGCCACGCACTACCTGGAGGAGGCGGACCAGTACGCGGACCGGATCGTGCTGATCAGCCGCGGCCGGATCGTCGCCGACGGCACCACCGCCCAGGTGAAGGCGCTGGCCGCCGGGCGGGTCATCCGGGCCACCCTGCCCGGCGCCGACCAGGTGCGGCTCGCGGCCCTGCCCGGGGTGGACTCCGTCGAGGTACGCGGGGACACCGTGCTGCTGTCCACCGGCGACTCCGACGCGGTGGCGCGGCACCTGCTCACCGCCACCGAGGCGCGGGACCTGGAGATCACCGCGCACAACCTGGAGGACGCGTTCATCGCCCTCACCACCGAGCAGGCCGAGACCGAGACGGGGAGCGCCCGATGA
- a CDS encoding ABC transporter permease, whose translation MTTATTASSTPGRLDARERRLPPLGGFSLGLLVLEVRRVLRNRRTLIFILVMPAVFFLLFGLPQRGQTLDNGQPITGYIMISLAVYGAMVATTSGGGMVAVERSLGWSRQLRLTPLRPGAYVATKVLTAMTLGLLAVLVEFAVGAAAGVRLDPHVWLLSGLAAWLGSLVFAAFGLFIGYLAPAENVMQFLGPILAILAMFGGLFVPIEVLPHVLQQIAKFTPVYGVGAIARSPLTGDGFTAAAVANVIGWTAVFGFGAARLFRRDTTRV comes from the coding sequence ATGACCACCGCCACCACCGCCAGTTCCACTCCCGGCCGGCTCGACGCGCGGGAGCGCCGGCTTCCCCCGCTCGGCGGGTTCAGCCTCGGCCTGCTGGTCCTGGAGGTCCGCCGGGTGCTGCGCAACCGCCGTACGCTGATCTTCATCCTGGTCATGCCGGCGGTGTTCTTCCTGCTGTTCGGGCTGCCGCAGCGCGGGCAGACGCTCGACAACGGCCAGCCGATCACCGGCTACATCATGATCAGCCTGGCCGTGTACGGCGCGATGGTCGCCACCACCAGCGGCGGCGGCATGGTCGCCGTCGAACGGTCGCTGGGCTGGAGCCGGCAGCTCCGGCTCACCCCGCTGCGCCCCGGCGCGTACGTCGCCACCAAGGTCCTCACCGCGATGACCCTGGGTCTGCTCGCGGTGCTGGTGGAGTTCGCGGTCGGCGCCGCCGCCGGGGTCCGGCTCGACCCGCACGTGTGGCTGCTGTCCGGCCTCGCCGCCTGGCTCGGCTCCCTGGTCTTCGCCGCGTTCGGGCTGTTCATCGGGTACCTGGCCCCGGCCGAGAACGTCATGCAGTTCCTCGGGCCGATCCTGGCCATCCTGGCCATGTTCGGCGGGCTGTTCGTGCCGATCGAGGTGCTTCCGCACGTTCTCCAGCAGATCGCCAAGTTCACCCCGGTGTACGGCGTGGGTGCCATCGCGCGCAGCCCGCTGACCGGTGACGGGTTCACCGCCGCGGCGGTGGCCAACGTGATCGGCTGGACCGCGGTGTTCGGGTTCGGCGCGGCCCGGCTGTTCCGCCGCGACACCACCCGGGTCTGA
- a CDS encoding sensor histidine kinase, which translates to MTQPASAPAERYRLFGRGMAWLIAAVWLFFLWNPANDAWHQPSAPTRYLSLAALVAFAVLYVYCFSMARRLRQLARKPSARRTWVLLGLMIVLGLLVVPGAGPSAMSCAVYVAAAAIFLLPLRAAVVVAGGMFAVSLVVPLTVAGWESQETVSFAVLMASFAIYGVSRMVDRNSELLAAHTEIRRLAVAQERARAARDLHDILGHSLTVITVKAELAGRLIEIDPARAAGEVGDLERLAREALADVRRTVGAYRGVSLAEELASARSALAAAGIAAELPGTVPDLPPERNELFGWAVREGVTNVVRHSGARRCALRVTPELVEVRDDGRGPVAADGVGGVGGHGLRGLRERVDQFGGQLSVGRAGPRGGFVLRVNVPDGTDSAGHREADRREAGPREAGPREADRREPAGGAREPDVAGGGAREPSAAGS; encoded by the coding sequence GTGACGCAGCCCGCCAGCGCCCCGGCCGAACGGTACCGCCTGTTCGGCCGGGGCATGGCCTGGCTGATCGCCGCCGTCTGGCTGTTCTTCCTCTGGAACCCGGCCAACGACGCCTGGCACCAGCCGTCGGCGCCGACCCGGTACCTGTCGCTTGCCGCGCTCGTGGCCTTCGCCGTGCTGTACGTCTACTGCTTCAGCATGGCGCGGCGGCTGCGGCAGTTGGCCCGCAAGCCGTCGGCCCGGCGGACCTGGGTCCTGCTGGGCCTGATGATCGTCCTGGGTCTGCTGGTCGTGCCGGGCGCCGGGCCGTCCGCCATGTCCTGCGCCGTGTACGTCGCCGCCGCGGCGATCTTCCTGCTGCCGCTGCGCGCCGCGGTGGTGGTGGCCGGGGGCATGTTCGCGGTGTCGCTGGTGGTCCCGCTGACGGTCGCCGGCTGGGAGTCGCAGGAGACCGTCTCGTTCGCCGTGCTGATGGCCTCGTTCGCGATCTACGGCGTCAGCCGGATGGTGGACCGCAACAGCGAACTGCTCGCGGCGCACACCGAGATCCGCCGGCTTGCCGTCGCGCAGGAGCGTGCCCGGGCGGCCCGGGACCTGCACGACATCCTCGGCCACTCGCTCACCGTGATCACCGTGAAGGCCGAGTTGGCCGGCCGGCTGATCGAGATCGACCCGGCGCGCGCCGCCGGCGAGGTGGGCGACCTGGAACGGCTCGCCCGGGAGGCGCTGGCCGACGTGCGGCGCACGGTCGGGGCGTACCGGGGGGTGTCGCTGGCCGAGGAACTGGCCAGCGCCCGGTCGGCGCTGGCCGCCGCGGGGATCGCGGCCGAACTGCCCGGCACCGTGCCGGACCTGCCGCCGGAGCGGAACGAACTCTTCGGCTGGGCGGTCCGGGAGGGCGTCACGAACGTGGTGCGGCACAGCGGTGCGCGGCGGTGCGCGCTGCGGGTGACACCGGAGCTGGTCGAGGTACGCGACGACGGGCGCGGGCCGGTGGCCGCGGACGGGGTGGGCGGGGTGGGCGGGCACGGCCTGCGCGGGCTGCGGGAACGTGTCGACCAGTTCGGCGGTCAGCTCAGCGTCGGCCGGGCCGGGCCGCGGGGTGGGTTCGTGCTGCGGGTGAACGTGCCGGACGGCACGGACTCCGCCGGGCACCGCGAGGCCGACCGCCGTGAAGCCGGACCCCGCGAAGCCGGACCCCGTGAGGCCGACCGTCGCGAGCCGGCCGGCGGCGCCCGCGAGCCGGACGTGGCCGGCGGCGGCGCCCGCGAGCCGAGCGCGGCGGGCTCGTGA
- a CDS encoding response regulator transcription factor — protein MTTPIRLLLADDQALVRGALAALLSLEPDLDVVAEVGRGDEVREAALRTRPDVALLDVEMPGMDGIAATAALRAAVPGCRVLVVTTFGRPGYLRRAMEAGASGFVVKDTPARQLADAVRRVHEGLRVVDPTLAAETLAAGRSPLTERETDVLRAARDGGPVAELARKLHLSEGTVRNHLSAAIGKTGARTRAAAVRIAEENGWLLGDGD, from the coding sequence GTGACGACACCCATCCGGCTGCTCCTCGCCGACGACCAGGCGCTGGTCCGGGGCGCCCTGGCCGCGCTGCTGTCGCTGGAACCGGATCTCGACGTGGTGGCCGAGGTGGGCCGGGGCGACGAGGTACGCGAGGCCGCGCTGCGCACCCGGCCGGACGTCGCGCTGCTGGACGTGGAGATGCCGGGGATGGACGGCATCGCCGCCACCGCGGCGCTTCGGGCGGCCGTGCCGGGCTGCCGGGTGCTGGTGGTGACGACCTTCGGCCGGCCCGGCTACCTGCGCCGGGCCATGGAGGCGGGGGCGAGCGGGTTCGTGGTCAAGGACACCCCGGCCCGGCAACTCGCCGACGCGGTACGCCGGGTCCACGAGGGGCTCCGGGTGGTGGATCCCACCCTGGCGGCCGAGACGCTGGCCGCCGGCCGCAGCCCGCTCACCGAACGGGAGACCGACGTGCTGCGGGCGGCCCGGGACGGCGGCCCGGTGGCCGAGTTGGCGCGCAAGCTGCACCTGTCGGAGGGGACGGTGCGCAACCACCTGTCGGCGGCCATCGGCAAGACCGGCGCCCGCACCCGGGCAGCCGCCGTGCGGATCGCCGAGGAGAACGGCTGGCTGCTCGGCGACGGGGACTGA
- a CDS encoding DUF6069 family protein: MSTASATTAAPTWRSRLLAVGVTTAATLVGWLVLAAFVDLRARTGGTEQTVGAVAVVATTLLAGLAGWGLLALLERRAGRARALWTGIAVAVAVLSLAGPLVQGVGGAAKLALAALHVITAAVLIPLLRRTTAG, encoded by the coding sequence ATGTCCACCGCGTCCGCCACCACCGCCGCCCCGACCTGGCGCAGCCGGCTCCTCGCGGTCGGCGTCACCACCGCCGCCACCCTGGTCGGCTGGCTCGTCCTCGCCGCCTTCGTCGACCTGCGCGCCCGTACCGGCGGGACCGAGCAGACCGTCGGAGCGGTCGCCGTGGTGGCCACCACGCTGCTCGCCGGGCTGGCCGGCTGGGGGCTGCTGGCGCTGCTGGAACGGCGTGCCGGGCGCGCCCGCGCGCTCTGGACCGGCATCGCCGTCGCGGTCGCCGTGCTGTCCCTGGCCGGGCCGCTCGTTCAGGGCGTCGGCGGCGCCGCGAAGCTGGCGCTGGCGGCCCTGCACGTGATCACGGCGGCCGTGCTCATTCCGCTGCTGCGCCGCACGACCGCCGGCTGA
- a CDS encoding sensor histidine kinase has translation MRVRQPDPAPCTAGHGPPAAVLRLIDGGLAGVVFGILAVALAALPSAPATPAGLVLGYGLAAVQAGCLLWLRRRPGSGLAVAALAGIGLEAMIPEVGWLGLVAVPLTYLARLRPPRVSLVALGLLLLPTPWKLATGGWRDLLLAVVGLAFAWTIGELQRGHAQRRAAERDRILTTERERISRELHDVVAHHVAVIAVQAGAAEDVFDLRPERARAALGTIRTAATSAMVELRAMLNTLAQDPEGAANAPQPGLAQLDALAQTVRAAGLQVRLSCSGAEPGRLPGGVQLSAYRIVQESLTNTLRHGHATRADVLVRHDDSGLELEVVDDGSVLGWPGGGGGRGLVGMRERARSLGGTLDAGPLPGGGFRVRAHLPVAGS, from the coding sequence ATGCGTGTCCGGCAGCCCGACCCCGCACCCTGCACCGCCGGGCACGGCCCTCCGGCGGCCGTGCTCCGGTTGATCGACGGCGGCCTGGCCGGCGTGGTCTTCGGCATCCTCGCGGTCGCGCTCGCGGCGCTGCCGTCCGCTCCGGCCACCCCGGCGGGTCTCGTCCTGGGCTACGGGCTGGCCGCCGTGCAGGCCGGTTGCCTGCTCTGGCTGCGCCGCCGGCCCGGGTCCGGGCTCGCGGTGGCCGCGCTGGCCGGCATCGGGCTGGAGGCGATGATTCCGGAGGTCGGCTGGCTGGGCCTGGTGGCGGTGCCGCTGACCTACCTGGCCCGGTTGCGACCGCCGCGCGTTTCGCTCGTCGCGCTCGGCCTGCTGCTGCTGCCGACGCCGTGGAAGCTGGCCACCGGCGGCTGGCGGGATCTCCTGCTCGCCGTGGTCGGGCTCGCCTTCGCCTGGACGATCGGCGAACTGCAACGCGGGCACGCCCAGCGCCGTGCCGCCGAGCGGGACCGCATCCTCACCACCGAGCGGGAGCGGATCTCCCGCGAGCTGCACGACGTGGTGGCCCATCACGTCGCGGTCATCGCCGTCCAGGCGGGCGCCGCCGAGGACGTCTTCGACCTGCGACCCGAACGCGCCCGCGCGGCGCTGGGCACGATCCGGACCGCCGCGACCTCGGCCATGGTGGAGCTGCGGGCCATGCTCAACACGCTCGCCCAGGACCCCGAGGGCGCGGCGAACGCGCCGCAGCCGGGTCTGGCCCAGTTGGACGCCCTCGCGCAGACCGTACGGGCGGCCGGGCTCCAGGTGCGGTTGAGCTGCTCGGGTGCCGAGCCGGGCCGGCTGCCCGGTGGGGTGCAGTTGTCCGCGTACCGGATCGTGCAGGAGTCGCTCACGAACACCCTGCGGCACGGCCACGCCACCCGGGCGGACGTGCTGGTCCGGCACGACGACTCGGGACTGGAACTTGAGGTGGTGGACGACGGCTCGGTGCTCGGCTGGCCGGGCGGCGGCGGGGGGCGCGGCCTGGTGGGCATGCGGGAGCGGGCGCGCTCGCTCGGGGGAACCCTGGACGCCGGCCCGCTGCCCGGTGGCGGCTTCCGGGTCCGGGCACACCTGCCGGTGGCGGGGTCGTGA
- a CDS encoding response regulator transcription factor, translated as MTKVLLADDQDLVRAGLEMIVEARDDLTVVGSAADGLAAVELAGRTRPDVILMDVRMPGVDGIEATRRLVRAGNPARIIMLTTFDLDEHVFAALRAGASGFLLKDTRPAALVEAIRLVARGEALLAPTVTRRLLDRFADRLPGPAEPPRELSGLTPREVEVLILVAEALSNAEIAQRLYVSQATVKTHLSAILTKLGLRDRVQAVVYAYQVGLVRPPPAP; from the coding sequence ATGACGAAGGTGCTGCTGGCCGACGATCAGGATCTGGTCCGGGCCGGGCTGGAGATGATCGTCGAGGCGCGGGACGACCTGACCGTGGTGGGTTCGGCCGCCGACGGCCTGGCCGCGGTGGAGCTGGCCGGGCGGACCCGCCCGGACGTGATCCTGATGGACGTCCGGATGCCCGGCGTCGACGGCATCGAGGCCACCCGGCGGCTGGTCCGGGCCGGCAACCCGGCGCGGATCATCATGCTCACCACCTTCGACCTGGACGAGCACGTCTTCGCGGCGCTGCGCGCGGGCGCCAGCGGCTTCCTGCTCAAGGACACCCGGCCGGCGGCGCTGGTCGAGGCGATCCGGCTGGTCGCCCGCGGCGAGGCGCTGCTCGCGCCGACGGTCACCCGCCGGCTGCTGGACCGGTTCGCCGACCGGCTGCCCGGTCCCGCCGAGCCGCCCCGGGAGCTGTCCGGGCTGACCCCGCGCGAGGTCGAGGTGCTGATTCTGGTCGCGGAGGCGCTGTCGAACGCGGAGATCGCCCAGCGGCTGTACGTGAGCCAGGCGACCGTGAAGACCCACCTGTCGGCCATCCTCACCAAGCTCGGCCTCCGGGACCGGGTGCAGGCCGTGGTGTACGCGTACCAGGTGGGCCTGGTCCGGCCGCCACCAGCGCCGTGA
- a CDS encoding SufE family protein — MPPKLAEIVEEFAAAPRDVVLEMLLEFSDAVPQLPESLADRSGMEQVPECQTPFFLLAEVNPDRTVTTWFDCPPEAPTTRAFAGILAEGLAGASAEEVLAVPDDLYQRMGLAQAISPLRVRGGTAILGRLKRQVRDQVG; from the coding sequence ATGCCACCGAAGCTCGCCGAGATCGTCGAGGAGTTCGCCGCCGCGCCGCGGGACGTCGTCCTGGAGATGCTGCTGGAGTTTTCCGACGCCGTTCCGCAGCTGCCGGAGTCGCTGGCCGACCGTTCCGGCATGGAGCAGGTCCCCGAGTGCCAGACCCCGTTCTTCCTGCTTGCCGAGGTCAATCCGGACCGCACCGTGACCACTTGGTTCGACTGCCCGCCCGAGGCGCCGACCACCCGGGCGTTCGCCGGCATCCTGGCCGAAGGGCTGGCCGGGGCGAGCGCCGAGGAGGTGCTGGCGGTGCCGGACGACCTCTATCAGCGGATGGGGCTGGCCCAGGCGATCAGCCCGCTGCGGGTCCGGGGCGGCACCGCGATCCTCGGCCGGCTCAAGCGACAGGTACGCGACCAGGTCGGCTGA
- a CDS encoding CBS domain-containing protein, whose translation MYRISDLMTKQVVYLSADTPLDEAAKAMQDADIGDVVVTDGSSIIGMVTDRDIVVRAVAERKNPTSTSLGSIITREVVMIEQSSTAAEAAALMRDRGVRRILVCDADRRLVGIVSLGDLAMRMDASSTLEEISEQPPDA comes from the coding sequence ATGTACCGGATCAGCGACCTCATGACGAAGCAGGTCGTCTACCTCTCCGCGGACACGCCGCTGGACGAGGCGGCCAAGGCCATGCAGGACGCCGACATCGGCGACGTGGTGGTGACCGACGGATCCTCGATCATCGGCATGGTGACCGACCGCGACATCGTGGTGCGGGCGGTGGCCGAGCGCAAGAACCCGACCTCCACCTCGCTGGGCTCGATCATCACCCGGGAGGTGGTGATGATCGAGCAGAGTTCGACCGCGGCCGAGGCCGCGGCCCTGATGCGGGACCGCGGGGTACGCCGGATCCTGGTCTGCGACGCCGACCGGCGGTTGGTGGGCATCGTCTCCCTGGGCGACCTGGCGATGCGGATGGACGCGTCGTCGACCCTTGAGGAGATCAGCGAGCAGCCGCCGGATGCCTGA
- a CDS encoding His/Gly/Thr/Pro-type tRNA ligase C-terminal domain-containing protein, with the protein MLLRMSTLFLRTLREDPADADAASHRLLVRAGYVRRVAPGGYAWLPLGKLVLDRVTEVIRSELVEAGGQELLFPSTGGPLDPGSAELAAALVRDVGPSYRNLPLLLFGVRTGFLEDTRPRAGLLRAREFQVADAYSFDLDPAASRAAYHRVRAAYQRVFDRLGLAYECVAAAPGGSTAEEFLAPVPAGEDTFVRCTQCHYAASTLAVTTPAPPATDPAGHPAATAYDTPDTATIATLVEAANAGRLAGRADWTARDTLKNVVLTARRPGSAEPELLVVGVPGDREVDLRRVAAALHPVSVALFDDFAARPDLVRGYLGPQVLAKLGIRYLVDPRVVPGSAWLTGANEPGRHAAPVVCGRDFVPDSTIEAADVRSGDPCPACHGGRLALHRGIELGHLTELGRRIGDAVGVELAGPRGPVRPVLGGYGMAVSRLVAAIAEQHHDDRGLAWPAAAAPADVHVVAAGRGPQPAAAAELAAGLAGAGHRVLLDDRGVSAGVAFADADLIGIPRTVVVGRRLAEGYVEVRERASGERTEVPLVELVGG; encoded by the coding sequence GTGTTACTGCGAATGTCCACGCTGTTCCTGCGCACCCTGCGCGAGGATCCGGCCGACGCGGACGCGGCCAGCCACCGGTTGCTGGTCCGTGCCGGTTACGTCCGCCGGGTCGCGCCGGGCGGCTACGCCTGGCTGCCGTTGGGGAAGCTCGTCCTCGACCGGGTCACCGAGGTGATCCGGAGCGAGCTGGTCGAGGCGGGCGGGCAGGAACTGCTCTTCCCGAGCACCGGCGGCCCGCTCGACCCGGGCAGCGCGGAACTCGCGGCGGCGCTGGTCCGGGACGTCGGCCCGTCGTACCGGAACCTTCCGCTGCTGCTGTTCGGCGTCCGGACCGGATTCCTGGAGGACACCCGACCCCGGGCCGGGCTGCTGCGCGCCCGCGAGTTCCAGGTCGCCGACGCGTACTCGTTCGACCTGGATCCGGCGGCCTCGCGCGCCGCGTACCACCGGGTGCGGGCCGCGTACCAGCGCGTCTTCGACCGGCTGGGGCTGGCCTACGAGTGCGTGGCCGCGGCGCCCGGCGGCAGCACCGCCGAGGAGTTCCTGGCGCCCGTGCCGGCCGGGGAGGACACCTTCGTGCGCTGCACGCAGTGCCACTACGCGGCCAGCACGCTGGCCGTCACCACGCCCGCGCCGCCGGCGACCGACCCGGCCGGGCATCCGGCGGCCACCGCGTACGACACCCCGGACACCGCCACCATCGCCACCCTGGTCGAGGCGGCCAACGCCGGCCGGCTGGCCGGGCGCGCCGACTGGACCGCCCGGGACACCCTCAAGAACGTGGTGCTGACCGCCCGCCGGCCCGGCTCGGCGGAGCCGGAACTGCTGGTGGTCGGCGTCCCGGGCGACCGGGAGGTGGACCTGCGCCGGGTGGCCGCGGCGCTGCACCCGGTGTCGGTGGCGCTCTTCGACGACTTCGCGGCCCGGCCCGACCTGGTCCGCGGGTACCTCGGCCCGCAGGTTCTGGCCAAGCTGGGCATCCGGTACCTGGTCGACCCGCGGGTCGTGCCGGGATCGGCCTGGCTGACCGGGGCGAACGAACCGGGCCGGCACGCCGCGCCGGTGGTGTGCGGCCGGGACTTCGTACCGGACAGCACCATCGAGGCCGCCGACGTCCGCTCCGGCGACCCCTGCCCGGCCTGCCACGGCGGGCGCCTGGCGCTGCACCGGGGCATCGAGCTGGGCCATCTCACCGAGCTGGGCCGGCGGATCGGCGACGCGGTCGGCGTCGAGCTGGCCGGCCCGCGCGGACCGGTCCGCCCGGTGCTCGGCGGGTACGGCATGGCGGTGTCCCGGCTGGTCGCGGCGATCGCCGAACAGCACCACGACGACCGCGGCCTGGCCTGGCCGGCGGCGGCCGCACCCGCCGACGTACACGTGGTGGCGGCCGGTCGGGGTCCGCAGCCGGCGGCCGCCGCGGAGCTCGCGGCGGGTCTCGCCGGGGCGGGTCACCGGGTCCTGCTGGACGACCGCGGCGTCTCGGCCGGCGTCGCGTTCGCCGACGCCGACCTGATCGGCATCCCGCGCACCGTCGTGGTCGGCCGCCGGCTCGCCGAGGGGTACGTCGAGGTCCGGGAGCGGGCCAGCGGGGAGCGCACCGAGGTGCCGCTCGTCGAACTTGTCGGGGGATGA
- a CDS encoding sulfurtransferase, translating to MPVPNDPSPELQPYADPGRLVTTEWLAENLGTEGLVVVESDEDVLLYESGHIPGAVKVDWHLELNDQVTRDYLDAEGFAELCARKGIGRADTVVFYGDNFNWWAAYALWVFSLFGHPDVRLLDGGRQKWIAEGRELTREKTDRPQAEYPIPERDDAPLRAYRDQVLAHIAAGRPLVDVRSPGEYTGEMLHMPDYPQEGALRGGHIPGAVNKPWKSAANDDGTFKRPEELRAIYADQLGLAESDDVIAYCRIGERSSHTWFVLHHLLGYPQVRNYDGSWTEWGNLVRTPIVRGDQPGGLIPPR from the coding sequence ATGCCAGTGCCGAACGATCCCAGTCCCGAGCTCCAGCCGTACGCCGATCCGGGCCGCCTGGTGACCACCGAGTGGCTCGCCGAGAACCTCGGCACCGAGGGCCTCGTGGTGGTCGAGTCCGATGAGGACGTGCTGCTCTACGAGTCGGGCCACATCCCCGGTGCCGTCAAGGTCGACTGGCACCTCGAACTGAACGACCAGGTCACCCGCGACTACCTGGACGCCGAGGGCTTCGCCGAGCTGTGCGCCCGCAAGGGCATCGGCCGCGCCGACACGGTGGTCTTCTACGGCGACAACTTCAACTGGTGGGCCGCCTACGCGCTGTGGGTGTTCTCGCTGTTCGGCCACCCGGACGTGCGGCTGCTCGACGGCGGCCGGCAGAAGTGGATCGCCGAGGGCCGGGAGCTGACCCGGGAGAAGACCGACCGGCCGCAGGCCGAGTACCCGATCCCGGAGCGCGACGACGCGCCGCTGCGGGCGTACCGGGATCAGGTGCTCGCGCACATCGCCGCCGGCCGTCCCCTGGTGGACGTCCGGTCGCCGGGCGAGTACACCGGCGAGATGCTGCACATGCCCGACTACCCGCAGGAGGGCGCGCTGCGCGGCGGTCACATCCCCGGCGCGGTGAACAAGCCGTGGAAGTCGGCCGCCAACGACGACGGCACCTTCAAGCGGCCCGAGGAACTCCGGGCCATCTACGCCGACCAGCTCGGCCTGGCCGAGTCCGACGACGTGATCGCCTACTGCCGGATCGGGGAGCGGTCCAGCCACACCTGGTTCGTCCTGCACCACCTGCTCGGCTACCCGCAGGTGCGCAACTACGACGGATCCTGGACCGAGTGGGGCAACCTGGTCCGTACCCCGATCGTCCGCGGCGATCAGCCTGGTGGTCTCATCCCGCCGCGCTGA